From the Patescibacteria group bacterium genome, one window contains:
- a CDS encoding GIY-YIG nuclease family protein yields MYTGCTDNSKKRFRLHNAGKIDATKLRCPLILIYYEVYLNKFGAFAREKWLKTAGAGII; encoded by the coding sequence TTGTATACTGGTTGTACAGATAATTCAAAGAAGAGGTTCAGATTGCATAATGCCGGAAAAATTGATGCGACCAAGCTGCGTTGTCCGCTGATATTGATTTATTACGAGGTCTATTTGAATAAATTTGGCGCATTTGCCAGAGAGAAATGGCTGAAAACGGCTGGGGCAGGAATTATTTAA